The segment CAGGGGGAGCCGCCGCCTTCGACTCTGGTGAACAGCTCAGGGAACCACATCCACAGGCCGTAGTACCTGCCACACACACCTCTTTATTCAGAAACAGTCAAACCGGAGACACTGACtgttatcgcccaccgcctaAGGGTGAAGGCGTTTGtctgttgtctgttagcaaaatatcttatgaacctctgggttttaatgaaacccagACAGCAGCGACTGGGTGGCTTCCTGATTATCTGTGGTTTTGTCACAGTGACCCAGGAAAAAAACGAAAACCTACTTGGAGCCAGAACGTCTACAGTTGTTACACAATTTTGTGTCCTGCTTTAACTAAAGAAACAGAAGGATTATGAGGTCCAGATTGCCAGACTATAgttattgtttgtaaaataaatcctcTCCAGCTGTCAATTactcttttgtttaatttttaagttaaaaaaaacaatactacaagtgattaacttttgaagtcaacctgattcaaaatggctgccacagctacatgacattagcaaacacaaaatttgccataatttggtcaattttacagatattgggctaaaatatgatgtggtagaagctgagagtccttcTCAACAAATACCCTGAGCGTGAGATCTTACAGCGTGCCAGGACGACACTGCGGTCAATGTGATCTTCAAGATCTGAGCAGAACCCCgttgtttctcaacataagatcattttagtgtaaaacctaaaacacGGTGGGTGACATgaattccttcgaggaatgctaagTGACTTTTTAAGGCAGTTTTTTCTTGTGAAGTGACACATCTGGTCAGTGAAGATAAAACACTTCCTGGAGTTATCTTCTGCTGAACACTTATCACATCGGCAGAGTGAAAAACTGACCATGGCTGAGTGATAAAGCGCAAAGAGCTCCAAGTCTCAGAGCAGGAAGGTGGAGTGAAGCGTCAGGACGGACACGTGGGCGATGTTTCTCACCCAAAGGAGATGCAGTAGAAGATGACGAGCAGAGCGACACTTCTGGCTTTGAACGGACCTCTGAATATGAGCTTAATGGGGTCCAGGCCCTGCAAGGGAAACCACAGAGTGAGTGACTCACTGATTAATGGTCCTCTGGTGTCAGCTGGATcattttatgaacagaatcCGGGTCAAGACTTACTCTGTTCCTTTATATCACATGTGccaaactcaaggcccgtgggccaaatctggcccttggtaacattttatctggccctcCAGCCTGTGACAGATTAAGTCTCTGTTGCTTATCATTGTGTTTAGTGAAGTCTTCCTGAGACAGTGACTTTGAAGCcaataaaattaagttttaatttctcagttaTCTTTAATTTTGACGTGAAAAGagtaacagaaaacataaaatgggACCGATCAAACTCTTCTTGATGAACTTGCAGCCAACGAATGATATCTGatatctgacttgagttaatgtgAATCAGAGTAACATAGAATCTGCTTAAAtgtttgttgcctttttctgtattttcttcttgtttcaaagtgaaatgttagtagctgtattgtcagatttttgtctatgggtttttagctgttttaatggagaaaaattgATAAGAAAGCATAAGAGATGAAtgctaattttgtgtttgagCTATTTGtcttgttcattaaagtatatttgctctaaattctatAATATTCAACCGAGAAAAGTTATTTGATATTTCTGTAGGAAAGATTTGACTTATTACATTGAAAACCAgggttaatttatgttttttttttcaacaaatatttatcaaaattgTTTCTTGGATAAGACCAAATCTTtcattttggcccccttgtgtgaCTGAgattgacacccctgctttataTGATTTTACAgattctttttagatttttagggGTGCCAATCTAAAAGCATTAAAGCCCACGTATTACTATTCTGCtgatttattctttgtttttggaatAGTGTGCCAGGGCTTCTAGTAGCAGTACATCGTATAATGCACACGACAATCTGTAAAAACATTCCCGCATACGAAACAGCAGGATTTGGTTGAAACGAGTGGTAAAACGCAGCCTTTTTTGGAGCtccacagctcagacagacttcacagcagaaacgtCATTTAAAGTCTAAACGGGTCAGAGAGAGTTGGACTTTTTCACGTCTGAACTGGCACTTTGATATCTTTggtggtttttacacaatcgcaGTTTAAGTTTGATGATTTTTCACGATTTTGCTACAGTACGTTCAACTTTCAGAGCGACGATGTCACTGGCTGTCAGCTTTTTATGCTGAAATCCCAAATTACTACTaggctttattaaaaaaaagctgatgtaCGTTTCGGGCTGTAGCTGCATCGGCagccttcaaaataaaccagaataaaactgaacatttgaggtaatttatcagtttttaaaccCAGCTAAAACTTTATACTTAGAGCAAAGAGGCATTATGGTCAATATTGGATGGAGCAGAATTTTTTAGGACgttaccttttttaaaacgcTGACGAGGCGTTCTCTTCGTGAACCTGAATCTCTGATTTCTTCCAGTTCCCCTCTCTGTTTGGAGCTCGTACGCAAACTGAACTCCTTCATGAAAAAGGCGCAGATGACAGTAAAGTGGTAAAATGTTTACAGAGGTGCAAGAAACCACAATGAGACATTACAGATGTCACTTCAGTTTCATCTGATTTCAGGGGCTGTCTCTGAATGTGCCTCGTGTTTCTTCATTTGCTTTCCAAACATCAGTAACAGGATGTATAAATGATAAGGAATTTGCTGCGTACCGGAAAAGCCTTTTCATTTCCCCTCATGTTCAGCTCAAACATCCGTTTAAAAACACGGATGGCCTCTTCTTCCCGACCGGCCTGGAACAGACAGGAAACGAGTGTCAAAGAGACGTCAGGAGATACGGAGTACGAGGGCCGAGCTGTCCTGCTTCTGCACCTCCATGAGGAACTTTGGGCTCTCGGGCATGAAGAGTTTGAACATGAGGGCTGAGGTGATGCTGGGAATGGAGCACAGCACCACGAACAGCCTCCAGCTCTGGAAGTCCAGAGCGCCCAGAGAGACGTGAGCCCAGGTTCTGGGGATCACAACCCAGGCCAGACCTGGAGACAAAAACCACAGCAACAGAGTCAGAGCTCAACGAGGAGGAGctaaacagtttctttttgataaatctggACTGAGTGCTGCTTGTTTTCCATTCACACGACCTGGAAATGTACAGGAAAACCCTTGAGCGTATTTACTTACAggcaaactttgaaaacaaaagtgatttctgtttgtcatttatttgttttgtttattcttttactATACTGTCTAAAATGCTGTGACTGAAGAAAACTAAACCCTGGACCTTTCTGATCTGGTCTGTTTGTTCCCACCTGCAGCCAGGATGTTTCCTCCCATCCAGAAGGTGGCCAGAGCGCTGATCATGGCTCCTCTCCTAACACGGGGCATGAACTCCGAGAAGTAGGAGAAGATGACAGGAATCGACCCTCCGACCCTACAGAGGAAAACACGGCTCGTCgttatttattagttttctaTTATTCTCTGGAACAAAAATGCTGCTTGGTATCCCTGACCAGACTTCGATCAATGTGGGCCGGTTAGAGGACGCAGGATTGAATGTGAGGAAGTTCGACAGTCAGAGGCCAGGCCAGGCTCCTCTGTGTCGGTCGGAACCTGAGTGAGAGCCGCTCACACCCGGACACCGGCATCAACAGGCGGTAAATGTAACATATAATAGAAACCAGGTGCTGACCCAATGCCACTGATGAAccgcagcagcaggaagagccAGAACCAAGGAGCCACGCTGGCCAGACCTCCGAACGCCCCGTTCACTGTTAACGAAACAACCAGGACTCTGCGGCGCCCCCTCAGGTCAGCCAGATATCCCCACATGTAGCCGCCCACCATCATTCCTGCACGCACCAACAACAAAGACAGTCCGTTTTGTAATtggatttactttttaaattgtctttttaagTCTCAGCATGTTCGCACTGATGACGTTTTATTACAGCGCTAAATTGTTTTTTGCGAGAtcttaagaaaaaacaaaaaaagacaacaaatttctgtttttccacacaacactgtgacatttttactgtttgaaaGAACCGGATTAAAGCATTTTGCTTCCACTTCTGATATATATCTGTTAGGATTAAAATAACAAAGCTTAAAGGtaattaaaaccagagaaatgtgcagctttgtttttttacaggcaTTTTTTCAAAAGTAAGCAGCACTAAAGGTTAATGAAGAACAGCGGTCAAAGAGCAGAGGTTCAAACAAGCAGTCTGTGGTTTTTTTAACGTGTTGcacaatttaaacaataaatcaatgaattaaaggcctagcattccttaaaggatcgcccgccacttttcatgccacagttttgaactaaaatcatcttctgaTGAGGAATGGCAGAGCTGCAGTCGCTTCAGTGAAGTTCTGCTTAATCCCACGTGTTACAgcaagatctgttagcacttggagtacgtgttgtgagtgactctcagctactacaacgccaagctttagctcaatgtctgtaaagcTGACCGAGTCATAGCCATTTCTGTGGCCATCTTGGACTGTGTTGActataaaagttaatcagttgtagatgctcatTCAGTATTTACTATTTCActgaaattcattcagtggtttatgagatattttgttaacagacagacagtcctTTCACCTTTGGCGGTGGGAGGTAATTATCAGGGATATAATCCACCTTACAGATAAATGCTCAGTTTGTTCAGTCAGTGTTAAGAGTCAGGAGCTCGCATTTAATTTGCTGTGATGTATTGTATGTCAAATAGAAAAGCGCCTTTTGACCGAGGAAGATGCTGGCGGTGAGCAGGCCCATGTCCGAGGAGCTCAGCCGCAGGTCGCAGCGTGCCGTCGGCAGCAGGAAGGACACGCACAGGATCTCCACGGCGTCGCTGGCGTTGGCCCAGCCgcacaccagcagcagcagccagtggAAACACCCAAAACCTGAGCGCAGAACCAGAACAAAGAGCCACCATAAAAACTTGCAGAGTCAGATGGAACAATAAACCGTCTGCGTTACAACCACACACGAGGGGTATAAAAGATCAGGCTTTATAAACAACTCTACAAGCTTCAACGTGAGACATTTTCGACCTTAACGGGGTTAACAACGTTTCTGCTCAGACTCGCAAGCACATCTTCTGTCAAATAACATCCGACCAAACGCTTCAGATCACCTGTTTGTTCCACCGCCTCTTCATACGACAGGTTTTTTGTTGCTTCGGTGTATTTCAGTGCCGTCCTGTCGAAAATAACTTCACCTAAGagtcaacaaaacacacaggttcaaaaaacacaagcatttaGGAGCTTTTCCATTATTTTTCAtaccctttttgttttgtaagtaCAGGCAAAACAACACATCTGCGAAAACTTGTATCAGGACTAACTAATCTGACGCCGTTTACAGGGCAAATtgtcgtttgtttgtttatcagctGATGGCTTATTACAATTATCTGACAATGACGATCAAGAGAGGAAGTCTCTGGCTCCTCGGAGACGCTCAGTGCCATGGGGAAGCTGTTCTCTCGTGTTTATTTTACGAAGCAGCAGACTTGTTAGCGCCAAGGGCATCTCCTGCCCACTAAGCTGCTCATAACCCAGTGAAACAGGAGCAGAACGACAACGTAAACAGTCCTCACATCCAAAATGTCTGAATCGGTGTTCATTTTCGTTAAAAAGGTACTCACTACAagctatgaaatcaaacataaagtaGGTTATCCttaactatatcaaatggtgtaGAGTgaagagtttactccagcagtTTTCACTGGTATGCAACTTTGGAATGATGGTATGaaatcaatgtaaacaaagctagtttatctgcatgttttactcatCAAATCCAAATGTAAATGTGTGCCGACACATCCAAATTGTCTGAAATA is part of the Kryptolebias marmoratus isolate JLee-2015 linkage group LG11, ASM164957v2, whole genome shotgun sequence genome and harbors:
- the sv2 gene encoding synaptic vesicle glycoprotein 2B; this translates as MSWHLSSGEKEVRRPLLTGDHLDSSGLDSEGEVIFDRTALKYTEATKNLSYEEAVEQTGFGCFHWLLLLVCGWANASDAVEILCVSFLLPTARCDLRLSSSDMGLLTASIFLGMMVGGYMWGYLADLRGRRRVLVVSLTVNGAFGGLASVAPWFWLFLLLRFISGIGVGGSIPVIFSYFSEFMPRVRRGAMISALATFWMGGNILAAGLAWVVIPRTWAHVSLGALDFQSWRLFVVLCSIPSITSALMFKLFMPESPKFLMEAGREEEAIRVFKRMFELNMRGNEKAFPEFSLRTSSKQRGELEEIRDSGSRRERLVSVLKKGLDPIKLIFRGPFKARSVALLVIFYCISFGYYGLWMWFPELFTRVEGGGSPCANVSLPSPLHNQSCYPVKTAVYMEGFIVAASNLPGNIFTILIMDSAGGKVLLSGSLLVSSLSVFLIYVVQTKAQSLVLSCIFSGVSVIAWNALDVLGTELYPTQLRSSALGFFTGVGRVAAIMGNVVFGKLVDTNCTVPILLVSALLLAGGLVALLLPQTRQTELT